cctggagctgtgtcctcCTGGGAGTGAGCTCATGGAGCCACCCTGGCAAGATGAAACCTGCCACCCTGGCAGCCTGGCAAAGCACCACAGGCAGAAACAGTACTGCAGCTCACTCAAGCAGGAGAatacagagctctgcagaaaagcaggcagtttgtttttcaaacacaggacaaacacagaatgaaacattttaatggGCAACAGTTAATCATCTATAAAAACTGTAGGTTCAGCATGAATTTAAATTGTAAACTGGCAGTAAATAATACAGTAAATCtcagcacattttaaaatatacattattAAATAAACCTTGATTTTCAGAATAGCTTTCACCTGTTTTGTTCAAAAAACTCGACTTAAAAATGCTTTATGAACTGCAGCCAGTTTGCTTGCCTGAAAATTTTGATTTATGAATCCCTACTGCCTAGTGCAGAACATTTATTTGtattaactttctttttttctttctaaggtGGATTAAGCAAGAGCTCAATTCAAAAACTGTTAATGTAatttaaactaatttaaaatCATAAATTGGTTTCATTCTGGTTTATTTAGTAACcatacacatacacaaataTCCACTGAAGTAAGCTACTGTGAAGACTGAGAGTACCACAGTCAGAGCAGTAGCTAGACTTAGATTTAAAATGTACATATTTCCATCTGGCCACAGAAAAGGTCTCCATGCATCTCCCCGTTAACTAGCCTTGCAATCTATCCATGATCATGAGCCTGGCTAAATGCTAAGTTCAATGGGAATTAGAAACAGCACCCTGCAGCATTTCTCCAAGGCAGCTTATGTTGAACTGTGCTGTTGACACTGGTGTGCCATGCCCATCCTGCCAGACCTGTGTAGCTCAAGGCTAGCAGATGGCAAAGCACAGCTGAGTGGAGTGGGAAAGCCCTTCCTGCAACACGCCCTTTGTGCACAGAGatcctcccagctgctctcctgagctcccccagCAGATGGTAATGAGAGCACACTGAGCTTCCCCTCACCTCACATCATCCTGTGGGTGGGAGAAATGACATCTATCAACTACTGCTCACCAGTGACCCTTGGCTGATAATGTAGAGGATGCAATATCTCAGCACCATATTCCCTTCTGCTGCCCATGCCCTGAAGCCAGGATCTGACCTCCAAGCAttctgggctgagctgtgaAACAACCCAATCTGCCCCAAAACAGCTTTTCACAGAATGTCAGTTCTGGGGAGAACCTCAAGAAATCCAGCTGCTTTCAGGTGAAATTTATAGAAAAGATGGTTTCTGTTTCTACTAATAGTATGAAATGTCACCTGATTAAAATGAATCTCCCTGTTTCTATGTACTGCTATTCAAAAAGTTTCAAAAAGCCATACTCTATATGAATTAATTTCAAAAGGCCTATACAGAACAAGtaagaaaatacctttaaaagGACAACTTGTTAAAGATTACATGAAAACATTAGAGATGCTGATGTTTGAATACATTCCTAATCTTACGTAAGCAGGAGGATTTAAATGGTTTAGAAAACTAGGAATATTGCAgagaggaagacaaaaaaagacaGATGTAAAAAAGAAGTTGGAAAGAGAGCACCATATGAAAATCATACTTAAGTTTTAATGTCCATTTAACAGGTTAATTAAATGTTTCAAGATGGTATATTGAAACTTAAATAAGCTACCTAGGATGAAATCCTAGCTCATCTGAAGTCAATAGCAAGAAGATTTTACCTGCAATTCTCACTATGTTTCAGAAGATAATGTTAATAGaacaaccagcaacaaccagACAAGAGGAAGaggcctcaagctgtgccaggggaggttcaggttggacaacaggaagaatttctgcatggaaaggctggtcaggcattggaagtGGCTCCCCatggaggtggtggagtcaccatccctggaagcattcaagAAGCAGCAGGACATTGCACTTAGTGCTATAGTCTAGTTGTGGTGGTGttcagtcaaaggttggacttggtgaccttggaggtcttttccaaccttactGATCCTGTGAAAAGGAGTCTTCAATGAAAGgtttcagtaaaaaaaacaggaggaaaaaagcacaTGTTGCTTACTTTTTTTTAGGTAAATGCCGTGTAAACTAATCTACATGGCAATCTCTCTGGTCAATAAAACATTGAATGTGAAGTAATTTTTAGCTTTACTtttattaattcattatttAGCAAGGTTGTTTTGTAGCTGTAAaccaattttaaaattgtatctTTACCTTGTACATTGTTGCTCTATGGAAGTGCAAACCAAGATTGTAGCagtgttgtatttttttcatttcacacgTACAAAAGGATATAAAAATAGATCCTTGATTAGCATAAGATAATATCCTTAGGctacaatgaaaacaaatataatgCAAGTATTCTTTTTAGAAGGAATACTATCTATGGGATACACTCATCTgatcaaatatttcaaaatcacATCCTTAAGTACCCAATGCATTTTCAATTAATTGATAGCTACGGCCTTCAGTGAGCTGCCCTGACAGTAAAAAAAGAGGTACAGAACTTAATCTAATCTTAGTTTCTCATATTTCATCACACTACTCTGCTtgctaatatatatatattatatattaatatataatattatatattatattatatatattatattataatatatatatttcccaAAACTGCCAATATGTTCCTCATTGTTTATAAAACAATACTGGAAGAATGTTGAACACATACAGCTGCTAGCCTGAACATATGTAACACAATTGTAATTCAGTGTTGTAAATgtagtttatattttaaacttttaataaCTGTAACTGCATATAAAACAGAAGTAGTAAGTTAAATTAGAGCACCTTGTGTGAAATGTAAGGAATACAAAGATTACACtttctaaaatttaaagaaatacaacTGTTCTGTCTCAAATTCACTATGCACCTGTCATATAAGAGGAAACTCATTTACATCTAGTGAAGGCATGCATAAATATCACAAATTCAAGGCACAACATGGAATTTGAAATGTAGGTATATAGCAAGTCCTTGCTTTTTTATCAAATTACCTTATACACCTTATTCTGGCATATTTACAAATTTCAAAAAAAGCTGTattatcatagaatcattgaagCTAAACATGGAGACTGCCTATTCAAAAATGTAGTTCAATCTCTTGCCAACTCCACCTGAAAACCTTCCAAGACACTGCATGCATTGACAAGCAATACTAGGCCATTCCATAACCTAATGGATCTTATTGGTAGGACCTCTATTCTGATATTCATTGGATATTTACCTTGTTTCAAATTGATCATAGCTATACCTCCATACTTAGAAAACCCCTCTCATGTATTTATCATACAACAAAGAATTACACACATTAACAACTCAATCTTTTCGACTTCTTTCTTACTTCAACTAGTTTTGTTATTGTTCTCTGAGCTTTCAGAAGGTTATCCAATTCTTCATCCCTGAGGTAGCGAAAATATAAGACTGTATCCAGAAATTACCTCAGCAATCACAATTATTCTGATTTACAGCTGCCTGATGCAGCTCGTCCACATGTTTACACTTCTTCTGACATCAGTGAAGCCAGAAGCAAGACAGGCTTGTTGCCTCCATTTTCAAGGCTTCGTACTACAGGACTACATTTCCATCTTCTCTCTCTCACTAAGTATCCATGTTTCCTCAAATGCATCACCTTTTCTCTGAATCTGCTAGGCTGTTAGACCAAAATCTTTTCATTTGTTGGATCTCTCCCATTCAGGCATCATACAGTGTAATATCATCTGGAACTTCAATCAACATACTGTAGATCTTTCTTGCAGATTATTGAAGACATGAAATAGAATTAGGTCAACACAGTATAAACAATTAATGGGGAGGGAGCAATTAAAATTGCCCAGTGGGATGAATCAGAGcacaatttatattttaagttgctattttaaatatatttgagctatttaaaagaaatcaaataccTCACCATAGCTacagttttctgatttttctgcatACATAATTTAAAAGTAGAATAGGAAACATGCTGACAATCAGCTTTGCAAAGGAATCTCATTCCAGCCACTGATTAGAGAAAGGTAGGCACATATGTCTACTCCTCAGCACAAACTTTTAACCATTTAATATTATATGTATTATTCTAAGTACCTTTAAAattacaaatgaaaatacaggGAGGTCTAAATTTGCACTGATAAGCAAGAATTCAACTCCTTTCAAAAGTCCTTCTGGAATTCTGCAGTGTGATACTGTAATTCAAAAAATGTTGAACAACATGCTACAGTACTTATAATTGAAAAGGTATTACTTAACATAAAGCTTAAATACCATTCAATTCATCCAGTCTATGAAAAGCATCATTACCTAATTTACACTCTGATTTCCAGAAGACTCACTTTCAGTACAGCTTATCAACCCTCCTACTGTTCTTGATAATGATTACAGGTCATAACAGAATATTCAGAACAGAATGCACAGTAGCCAACTATTCTAATCCTTAAAGCTAATTGTCAACCtattgaaaataagaaaatatttatttgaagaaattaataattaaaaactaaagTGAATCTGAGAACGAAAAGGTAGgtctgaaaatatattaattgcaaaaataataCAGTCCATGATATTTTAGGCACAGTTGTTTATTCTTGTTCCATGTTTTAAAACTTGGACTTAGAAAAGTCAGAggaagttttgggtttttaccctctcttcttttcctttccactaAGAGCACCATGGTTACACAGCGTGATTCAATCGTCCTTTTCCACAATCACTTCTCCATGAAGCACCCTTCTTCTCTGCCGCAGCATGTGGAAATACAGTTGTGGAAACACTTGATCAAAGcataaaagaaagcaaattagaTGGAAAAATTCAGCAGATCACATAATGGAAAACCACAGTTTTACAGAATGATGAACTGAGTAAAAATTACAGAACAGTGGTCGAGTTGATTGAGGTGAATAATAACAAGTCATGAACATTgtagtgattttaaaaaacaataattaCTCAAAGGTCAGACAAGGCCTCCTGAATAAATACCCTGTATTCAAGGAACTTCACTCCAACAGTTTCCTTGTAGAAACAGGATTTAACCACATTCTGGTAGTGCAGACTTCAAATCTGTCCTAGGCATTTTTGAATTAACACTTGGAGAAGGATACAAATTTACCCTATTTGCTCAAGTCTGAAGGAGAcccctcttcctttttcctATGTCATGTATTATATTACTGTCCTGCTGACAGAGTTGATCCTTATATTTAATAGCTGGAAAACTGGATTTATTCCTGAAGTGTTGTTACATAAACAGATGCAAAACTTTTAGTTAGTTACCACACCttagaatattttttgttgACATAAATATCTCTTGTTGGCCTTCATGATTTCTTGGGACAAAAAATTTCAGTGTGTATGCATATTGTAAAAGTCCATATTGAAGGTTGCCTTCTCAAATGAACACCTTTCATGAATGCAGATGACAGACTTTTTAGCTTcaattttcctgctttgcaaTTTCTCTCACTTATCTGCTGCCTCAATatacagattattttaaaaattatatattctaTTATTAATATTATCTAAAATATTACATTTGCCTAGTTTTGTCCAGTCCTATTCATAGTGGAATATCTGGTATCTCAGGTTGCTTTATTCTTGTCTTCATTGCTTAGGGAGCAGTGGAAATAAAACTGGAAGTGAAAGACAGATACACTCTCTACTGTTACCCCCATATCTTTTGGTATGCATAAGTACAAGGACAAACTGATGAAATCATGGACTGCAGATGTTCAGAGAGGTTTGGGGAGGttgatttctgtgaaaatgaaatcttAGAGAATACTGATTTAAGTTTTTCCTGAGCATGCTTGAATGGTGATTTTTCCAAGGtaaatggttaaaaaaaatgcaaaaagccaCAGCACAACTTGCAGGACCATTTTTAAGACATGACTTCAAAGTGGGAGAGGCATGAGAAAGACTCAGTGACAAAGTTACAGACATTTATGTGTGTAAGCAAAATTCTTCTTACTTTGTCAGGCTCTGAGAAAAAATGTTAGCATTTTCattgaaatttttaaaacagattatATTCCTAAGCAGGTCCCAGGACAGAAAATTTCAGCCTAACCAATTAAAGCACAGTAAAGCTTGGAACAACAGAAAGAAGGCTTTTACAATAGAAATTGTTCAACAAATTTTAATACAGGGAGTGTTAATAGCATCACTGAAGATTGATTGTGTTGTTAAAATGTTTCTACAGTTAAACAGTACTTACATGGCACATAGGAGAACATGACAATAATAAGGAAGTAATAGTAGTCAAAGGAGACATTGTACTTGTTGGGAAGTCTCAGTGAAAacattcctgttttcttcaCATAGGGTAAAGCAGCATATATAGTTAGCAGTTCACCTGCAACTCCAGCAGGGTACAAAATGATAAAAAAGTTgtatctgcattaaaaaaaaaaaaaaaaaaaaaaaacttgtgaGAAACACCccataaactttttttttctctttttagtaTTATTTAGTATTTAGCACAGCAATGTATTAAAGTAGTTCCTGTACCAGAATCAAGGATCACATCCTCACTTGACACAGAGTTGCTTAGATTGACAAGAGAATGTATTCCTCAGTGCTTTCATTAAAAAGCAGTGAAGTATCAAAATGTTCTTATGTCTTACTAATAAAACAAACCTAAAATTTTTAGTCTCCAATGatgatttttcaaaaatgtaCATTCTTACTCCTGTTGTCACTGACAGGATTCAGACCAGGACTGAATCTCTACATATTCCTACATATTTTCATCCCAGTGCACATACACTGGGTCAACTGTATGTACTACAATTTGTTTGAAGATaatgaaaatgttgaaaaacATCAGAAGCCTGTTTTACTCACTACAACATGGTAATACTGCATTTACCACTAATGGAaactagaataaaaaaaagaaaagaaaatgacagtGTTAGGAACTTATCAGATCAGATCAGATTTTAAAGTTACATGATgttaaaataaaaggcaaagtATCCAGTTGAAAGAAAATGTGGTTTGAATGCCAAAGGCCACATAGGCAGTGACAAAATGAAATTTGTAATCAACAGGCTTTGTGCTGTCCCCTCACACAGTGCACCATGGATAGGCAGGTTCTCCTAAGGAATTCTCCAGTTCATACAGAGAACAGCAATGAGAGCTGTCACACAGAGAGAAAGGTACAGTGTGCACTCTCTGCCCAAAAGAAGTAAGATCCTAAACACCAGCAACTAAGCATGGAACCCTCCTAGAAGCAGAAGGGCTTAGAAAGCTCACAGAGGaggggaatcacagaatagttcaggctggaaaggaccaCAAGGAGCCATCTGGTCCAAACTCCCTGCTCGGGCAGGGTTATCCTaaagcacatggcacaggattgtgtccagatggctTCTGAATACCTCCAGTGAGGAAGACACTGGATTGTCTCTCTGGATAATCTGTTCTGGTGCTTGGTCACCTGAACAGTAAAGAAGTTCTCCTTCATATTCAGGTGCAATTTCCTGTGCATCAGCTTCTGCCTTTTGCCTCTTGTCTTACTGCTTGGCAGCACCAGGAAGAATGTAGATTAGATAAGAAGTAGCTGACACTTTATATATAGTTTGTCTCTATGCACTTGTAAGGTAAAGATCAGAAATTCAATCTCTCCTGGTACTGAATTCATGCCCAGTTGTGCTGTTTGCTTATCCATAAGTCTTAATGGGGTATTTTAGACTccaggaaaatatattttcaaatgttttttaCATTAATATTTCAACATATGTCTCTTCAGTGAGAATGTCAGTTTTCCCTATTGTCTATATTAAGGAAACAAATTTCTGTTATTCAAGGCACACTGACCTGATGGCAAAATTATTACCTGTCAATGTAATATGCTCTGTTTTTATACATACTTTCTGGAGTCTGTATAAAAAACTACTGATGACAGCCAGTTTAAAACTTAAAGATAGTTTAAACTTAAAGATATTTTGTCACTTAGTGCTTAAACAAGTCTCTCACTTAGGCACTAGCAAAAAGGTAACATTTTATAAGAATGGACATAAATATCAGACATATCAAAGAAGTGTGTTTGAAGCACCAAATCTGCATCacatataaaacaaaaataaaggaaaataacaaacaaacTCTTTAAAATAAGAGTTGCCTGTACTGAATGTAGGttagatatttttcttctaacatAGTAAGTCTGCCttacatgtatttttcaaataatgacTACATAGAGTACTATTCCAGTTAAGTCTCCTGATAAACACACACAGTGTATGTGATCTAGTTGCCAGCCCTTTTTTTGGGTGGGCTAAACAAAGTCAGTATTTAACTTTACTACATACTACATATACATACTACATACTTCACTACACGTTATAATCTTTAAAAAGCTTTGATAAAGCAGAACTTCTTATAAAGTAATAATAACACAGATTGAGTGACAACAACTCCCACATTTTCAAAGAACTAACATCTACAAAGACCAGCACAGGTGCTTAATTTTGAGCACTGTATGCAACAGCATTGTAAAGAATCATACTGCAAATTAAAAGATCACTccaaaaatggagaaaaatagaGTAAGTGAAAGCAGAGCTCAAACTGTGagacacagaaagcaaagaaaaaccaTACCACAAAAACCtcagctaaaatattttcaacattttaaacCAAGCAACAATGATACCAAGTACAGAAAGCAACTGACTTGCACTTTGCAGACACAGAACCAAAGTTCAAACATCTGCTCTCCTGTGTGTTAGCTCAGCATGCATGAAACCATCATGCACAGAATCATGAGAAACTCAGTGCAAGACATCTCCACCTGGCCCATTTAATGAAGTATGGCAAATGGTTGAGCAGGTTGAATGTGTAGAAGGAATATCGAGTGATCTCTGTCACAGTCCATACGACCAGAAAAAGAATAACGCTTTCCTCATTCTGGATCTGCAGAAGTACAAAGAACCAACATTTTCTTCATCCTTAGGCTTCTTTTCTGTGCAAACTGCAACAGACTTCTCTTTAAGATACACAGAGCAGAACTAATATctcataaagaaagaaaatcttggCACAAAAGTGATATGCTGAAACCATTACCATGTACAGTTCATTATCATATGTGTTTACTAACACACAGTCATTTGTCAACTGAGCAATCTTCCTCCATTATGcaaatatcaaaatataaaaCCCTACAATTATGCTTATTCCTCCTCTTTATTCTTTACCTACATTCCACTAGACCATCTAACTACCCCTCTTTCATTTTTGGTTGACTTACTTGTTTACATTCTTACTCCTCAAAACAGCAAGAACAACAAAATGCTACAGAAGGTATGTTCTTCTCATAATCACTATTTAATCATTCTGCATTTCACTACTCCATTTCCTagactttatattttttaaatcttgcttCTTCAATGTCTAATGCACATTTCCATGAAACTTCAGACAAAAGTAATTGCTTTATATAACATACTAACTGGAACTTGGTCACAGAAGATCAAGTTTGATAGACTTCAGGGAGCTCTAAGATAGTTAAGCAAGGTGCTGGAGCACAGACAGCTGACTAAATGAAGAGTGGTTAGTAGATCAGGAGGTTTGGGTAAACTCACTCAACAATCCTGTGTAAGGTTTAAGTTCTGAGTCATTAAACTGCCTCATTGGTAGGTGGCACATCTCTGTTGTTTCAAAACACTGCTTCTTTTTCACTCTgagtgaacaaaaaaaacccaaaagtccCCAAATACAAAGAAGGCACTTGGGGATCTATTACAAACACTACCTTCTGTGAGGAAGAATTACACacaagtaattttctttcctttaagaGGGGAGGAATTTTGTAATTCACTATGCCTGAAGGCTGAAAAGCTCCAGGGATGTCTGTGAAATAGAATAAAGCAACACAAGTTTTgttaaaattatgaaaaaaggaaattctttttctaaataaaatgcaaCAGGGTGACAAAGCTTAATATATCTCCAAGATGCTGAAAATCCACAACTCTGTCAAAAATCAAGAATTGTACGTGCTCATAAAATCACACCCTCAATGTGTCAGTCAAAGAAGGTGCACTTTTAGCAGAAGGATCTCACCAACATCATAGAGAAAATGGAGACATAAAAATAGCaccaaaaatcacaaacaaatAGCAGCAACT
The nucleotide sequence above comes from Oenanthe melanoleuca isolate GR-GAL-2019-014 chromosome 2, OMel1.0, whole genome shotgun sequence. Encoded proteins:
- the HACD1 gene encoding very-long-chain (3R)-3-hydroxyacyl-CoA dehydratase 1 isoform X1 → MASSEEDGGGNGAVEEKENGKKKKLGALATTWLIFYNVAMTAGWLVLGIAMVRFYIQKGTHRGLFRSVQKTLKFFQTFALLEVIHCAVGIVRTSVLVTGVQVSSRIFMVWFIAHSIKQIQNEESVILFLVVWTVTEITRYSFYTFNLLNHLPYFIKWARYNFFIILYPAGVAGELLTIYAALPYVKKTGMFSLRLPNKYNVSFDYYYFLIIVMFSYVPLFPQLYFHMLRQRRRVLHGEVIVEKDD
- the HACD1 gene encoding very-long-chain (3R)-3-hydroxyacyl-CoA dehydratase 1 isoform X2 → MASSEEDGGGNGAVEEKENGKKKKLGALATTWLIFYNVAMTAGWLVLGIAMVRFYIQKGTHRGLFRSVQKTLKFFQTFALLEVIHCAVVRTSVLVTGVQVSSRIFMVWFIAHSIKQIQNEESVILFLVVWTVTEITRYSFYTFNLLNHLPYFIKWARYNFFIILYPAGVAGELLTIYAALPYVKKTGMFSLRLPNKYNVSFDYYYFLIIVMFSYVPLFPQLYFHMLRQRRRVLHGEVIVEKDD